A section of the Paenibacillus odorifer genome encodes:
- a CDS encoding transglycosylase domain-containing protein has translation MSRDDTSRTNHNRDRGSSSSKSKPKSKPKKKKKFLTKKRVLWSLFFATALAIFCALGGYLFIMLNGQKLLLENQDKLTVNETTKVYDRNANLIGELSLEKSDPVEYEEIPPLLVNAFVATEDKRFFEHSGVDLWSIGRAAVKDIAARSMVEGGSTITQQLAKNIFLTRDKTFFRKATEVSIAVALENQKSKEEIITMYLNRINFGGTIYGIKAASVRYFGKSDLSQLKVWEIATLAAMPKGPSRYNPLRNPDLSKERRAVVLQLMYEQGYITEQERDEAKAVDYNYKPPEKKQRYQAFIDFAVDEAEEKFGLSEDDLNIGGYKIYTTMDKHAQETVEDAFADSDNFEKSVDEELVQGSMTIVNQENGSIVALLGGRNYEKKGYSRVTGSRRSPGSAFKPIVSYAPALESGKFTMNSTLSNEKQCFANYCPTNLHGYSKSINMSDAIQKSENIPAVWLLNEIGVNTGFKFAKKLGIGLEDEDKNLSLALGGMSKGTNTLEMAQAYSAFANGGELREAYSIKSISDSSGETVYKANTTPERVMSKETAYQMTEMMQKVVESGTGRKARIDRPVAGKTGTTQSGYSGISSNRDVWFVGYTPEWTAAVWMGYDKPSKKHLLKNSSPLAAAFWGKVMEEALKDVPKKSFPQIDNEIAPEPTETPETAQTVTGLSAAYDPSTMTVNLNWEAVPISGVEYRIYRRETSEAEFGSLLNTVTTSAGDFSALPGLVYEYYVTSYDPALKVESEPSNVVSVSVQDEMPTPEPTIDPNLPTPTPEEGGNNGENGNGGNNGGGNEGGGNDGGTGTIPEITPPPPTPVPTPTPEPTIGGEGSGDESGNVSTNPDPEAGFVNGDSSAQ, from the coding sequence ATGTCTAGAGACGATACATCCAGGACGAATCACAATAGAGATAGAGGATCGTCCAGTTCCAAATCAAAACCAAAATCAAAACCAAAAAAGAAAAAGAAATTTTTGACGAAGAAGCGTGTGCTGTGGAGCTTGTTCTTCGCTACGGCATTAGCCATTTTTTGTGCATTAGGTGGATATCTGTTCATTATGCTAAATGGTCAAAAGCTTCTGCTTGAGAACCAAGATAAGCTAACAGTGAATGAAACTACTAAGGTATATGACCGCAATGCTAATTTAATCGGCGAATTATCACTGGAGAAAAGTGATCCAGTAGAGTATGAAGAAATTCCACCGTTATTGGTTAATGCTTTTGTAGCCACAGAGGATAAACGTTTCTTCGAACATTCTGGTGTGGATTTATGGTCGATTGGCCGGGCAGCAGTAAAGGATATCGCCGCACGAAGTATGGTAGAGGGCGGTAGTACCATTACTCAACAGCTCGCCAAAAACATCTTCCTGACACGGGACAAGACGTTTTTCCGTAAAGCAACTGAAGTGTCTATTGCCGTAGCCCTTGAGAATCAGAAATCTAAAGAAGAGATCATTACGATGTATCTGAACCGGATTAACTTCGGGGGTACAATTTACGGAATTAAAGCAGCATCAGTAAGATATTTTGGTAAAAGTGATTTGAGTCAGCTTAAGGTCTGGGAAATCGCGACATTGGCGGCAATGCCAAAAGGCCCGTCTCGTTACAACCCGCTGCGTAACCCAGATCTTTCGAAGGAACGGCGCGCAGTAGTGCTTCAGCTTATGTATGAGCAAGGGTACATAACGGAGCAGGAAAGAGACGAAGCAAAAGCCGTAGATTATAACTATAAGCCGCCAGAAAAGAAACAGCGTTATCAAGCATTTATTGATTTTGCAGTAGATGAGGCGGAAGAAAAATTTGGATTGTCAGAAGATGATCTGAATATCGGCGGATACAAAATTTACACTACCATGGATAAGCATGCTCAAGAAACGGTTGAAGATGCTTTTGCAGATAGTGATAATTTTGAAAAGAGTGTAGATGAAGAGCTGGTACAAGGCTCAATGACGATTGTGAATCAGGAGAATGGCAGCATTGTCGCACTCCTTGGCGGACGGAATTATGAGAAAAAAGGCTACAGTCGTGTAACTGGCAGCCGTCGTTCTCCAGGTTCTGCTTTCAAACCAATTGTCTCTTATGCTCCAGCGCTGGAATCTGGGAAATTCACCATGAATTCAACGCTAAGCAATGAGAAGCAATGTTTCGCGAACTATTGTCCAACCAACCTGCACGGATATTCTAAGAGCATCAACATGAGTGATGCCATTCAGAAATCAGAGAATATTCCTGCTGTTTGGCTGCTCAATGAAATTGGTGTGAATACCGGATTTAAATTTGCCAAGAAACTAGGCATTGGATTGGAAGACGAGGATAAGAACCTCTCGCTGGCTCTTGGAGGCATGAGCAAAGGAACCAATACGCTGGAAATGGCGCAAGCCTACAGCGCTTTTGCAAATGGCGGCGAACTAAGAGAGGCTTATTCCATTAAATCCATCTCTGACAGCAGTGGTGAGACGGTCTACAAAGCGAATACAACGCCTGAGCGTGTGATGAGTAAGGAAACGGCTTATCAAATGACTGAGATGATGCAGAAGGTCGTGGAGAGCGGTACGGGTAGAAAAGCTAGGATTGACCGTCCTGTGGCGGGTAAGACCGGTACGACGCAAAGTGGATATTCTGGAATCAGCTCGAACCGTGATGTGTGGTTTGTAGGCTACACGCCGGAATGGACAGCAGCAGTCTGGATGGGTTATGACAAGCCAAGTAAAAAGCATCTGCTTAAGAACAGCAGTCCGCTTGCCGCTGCTTTCTGGGGTAAGGTCATGGAGGAAGCGCTGAAGGATGTTCCTAAGAAATCCTTCCCGCAGATCGATAACGAGATTGCCCCTGAGCCTACAGAAACACCAGAAACAGCTCAGACCGTTACTGGACTATCAGCAGCATATGATCCTTCTACGATGACTGTAAATCTCAATTGGGAGGCAGTTCCTATTTCCGGAGTTGAGTATCGTATTTATCGTAGAGAGACATCGGAAGCTGAGTTTGGCTCACTGTTAAATACAGTGACTACCAGCGCAGGGGATTTTAGTGCACTGCCTGGTTTGGTTTACGAGTATTATGTAACTTCTTATGACCCTGCGCTGAAAGTGGAGAGCGAACCATCCAATGTGGTTAGTGTATCCGTGCAGGATGAAATGCCAACCCCTGAACCAACCATAGATCCTAATCTTCCGACCCCGACCCCAGAGGAAGGTGGCAACAACGGAGAGAATGGAAATGGTGGCAATAACGGAGGCGGCAACGAGGGTGGCGGAAATGACGGAGGTACAGGGACGATCCCTGAAATCACCCCGCCACCGCCAACACCAGTGCCGACTCCAACTCCAGAACCCACTATCGGTGGAGAAGGTTCCGGCGATGAGAGCGGGAA
- the hfq gene encoding RNA chaperone Hfq, translated as MNKSINIQDTFLNQLRKENIPATVYLTNGFQIRGIIKAFDNFTIVIDSDGRQQMVYKHAISTFTPQRSVSLMQDSSSEE; from the coding sequence ATGAACAAGTCCATTAACATCCAAGATACATTCTTGAACCAACTACGCAAAGAAAATATCCCTGCTACGGTATATCTGACCAACGGTTTTCAAATCCGGGGAATAATTAAAGCATTCGACAATTTTACAATCGTCATTGACAGTGATGGACGCCAGCAAATGGTGTATAAACACGCAATTTCCACGTTCACACCACAGCGTAGTGTATCACTGATGCAAGACAGCAGTAGTGAAGAATAA
- the miaA gene encoding tRNA (adenosine(37)-N6)-dimethylallyltransferase MiaA, with translation MTTKERHKVLVLLGPTAVGKTRLSLELAAAYNAEIISGDSMQVYCGMDIGTAKITTAEMKGIPHHLIDIHDPQDAYSAAEFQEQGTRLIEEISARGKLPFIVGGTGLYIESLCYGFQFSEAVADEAFRKEQDQFAEEYGALALHARLEAVDPVSAAKLHPNDRRRIIRALEIQHQTNTTLSASHAAQKKESPYDLCLIGLTMDRKILYKRIEDRIDSMLADGLVAEVKGLLDNGYSRSLVSMQGLGYKEIAAYLAGELTLEEAVILLKRDTRRFAKRQLSWFRHMKEIEWIDVEGEQNFSENFSKIRGIIAGKFLSGLEYTSEQSN, from the coding sequence TTGACAACTAAAGAAAGGCATAAGGTTCTAGTGCTGTTAGGACCAACTGCCGTAGGCAAAACCCGGTTAAGTCTGGAGCTGGCAGCAGCTTATAACGCTGAGATTATTTCCGGCGATTCGATGCAGGTTTATTGTGGTATGGATATTGGTACAGCTAAGATTACAACCGCTGAAATGAAGGGAATTCCCCATCACCTGATCGATATTCATGATCCGCAGGATGCGTATTCTGCCGCTGAATTTCAAGAGCAGGGCACTAGACTTATCGAGGAGATAAGCGCTAGAGGGAAGCTTCCCTTTATCGTAGGGGGGACTGGACTGTATATTGAGTCTTTATGTTACGGCTTTCAGTTCTCGGAAGCAGTGGCTGATGAAGCCTTCCGTAAAGAGCAGGATCAATTTGCGGAAGAATATGGAGCGCTTGCACTGCATGCCAGACTCGAGGCGGTTGATCCAGTCAGCGCAGCCAAACTTCATCCTAACGACCGTCGCAGAATTATCCGTGCACTGGAAATTCAACACCAGACAAACACTACACTTTCCGCTTCTCATGCTGCTCAAAAGAAGGAATCACCCTATGACTTATGTCTCATAGGTTTGACAATGGACCGGAAAATACTATATAAACGTATTGAGGACCGAATTGATAGCATGCTGGCGGATGGTCTCGTTGCTGAGGTGAAGGGACTGCTGGATAACGGTTACAGCAGAAGCCTTGTGTCCATGCAGGGATTGGGTTACAAGGAAATTGCCGCTTACCTGGCGGGAGAACTGACGCTGGAAGAAGCTGTGATACTGCTTAAACGCGATACTCGCCGATTCGCCAAAAGACAGTTGTCATGGTTTCGCCACATGAAGGAAATCGAGTGGATCGATGTCGAAGGTGAACAAAACTTTTCTGAGAATTTCTCAAAAATACGTGGTATAATAGCAGGAAAGTTTCTCTCAGGTCTTGAATATACTTCTGAACAATCTAATTGA
- a CDS encoding class I SAM-dependent methyltransferase yields MEIVERAQSLAERTGCSYASREKLSITRMVEHYGDEDILILSQDAVRLHRLGMEPMEFHPSMGFVRAKRILKGEIEPMLVAARMLPGDSVLDCTAGLGADSLLFAVHGGESSEVTALESSLPLYALLSEGMSHYTSGQVKVNEALRRVNVVHSEHLDYLRSQPDRSVDIVYFDPMFRVPLTGSASISPLRQFANRAALSTESVAEAVRVARKTVLLKEKALSGEFERLGFTELLRSNSKTSYGVIHIDN; encoded by the coding sequence ATGGAAATAGTAGAACGCGCGCAAAGCCTTGCGGAGAGAACGGGTTGTAGTTATGCTTCACGTGAGAAACTCTCAATTACAAGGATGGTTGAACATTACGGAGATGAGGATATTCTGATTCTATCTCAGGACGCTGTTCGACTACACCGCTTAGGAATGGAGCCTATGGAGTTTCATCCAAGCATGGGCTTCGTTCGCGCTAAACGAATCCTAAAGGGTGAGATCGAGCCGATGCTTGTTGCTGCTCGAATGCTTCCCGGAGATAGCGTATTGGATTGTACAGCCGGATTAGGAGCCGACTCCTTACTGTTTGCTGTGCATGGTGGTGAGTCCTCGGAGGTTACCGCTTTGGAGAGCTCATTACCGCTGTACGCACTGCTCAGTGAAGGGATGTCTCATTACACCTCTGGGCAAGTAAAGGTCAATGAGGCTTTACGCAGAGTTAATGTCGTGCATAGTGAACATTTGGATTATTTACGGTCTCAACCAGATCGAAGTGTGGATATTGTCTACTTCGATCCTATGTTTCGCGTGCCTCTGACGGGTTCTGCCTCGATTTCCCCGCTGCGGCAATTCGCTAACCGTGCAGCCTTATCGACAGAGAGTGTAGCAGAGGCGGTTAGGGTCGCCCGTAAGACTGTTCTTTTAAAAGAAAAGGCTTTGAGTGGCGAATTTGAACGCCTAGGGTTTACTGAGCTGCTCCGAAGCAACTCCAAAACATCGTACGGGGTGATACACATTGACAACTAA
- the mutL gene encoding DNA mismatch repair endonuclease MutL: MAKIHILDEHIANQIAAGEVVERPASVVKELVENAIDAGSTRIEVSVEEGGLQSIRVKDNGSGIDPEDCETAFYRHATSKILNGRDLFQITSLGFRGEALPSIAAVSKVSLLTATADDGKGRLVDIEGGNLIRNEDAPSGRGSDLAVRELFFNTPARLKYMKSIQTELGHISDAMYRMALAHPGISFTLHHNGNQLLHTLGNGDLLQVIAAVYGTNAAKAMLPITAEDLDYRISGYISRPEWTRSNRNAITTIVGGRYIRSNGLNAAIMRAYHTLLPINRYPLLVLELDMHPSLVDVNVHPAKLEVRFSKENELYTFVEQEIRKILLGQSLIPRPSKETIGPKGSNSFIQEQFAFSKGAVPPSSSTGDVKDTAPTGSANFLSGLQSSSLDRNTRDFSKEGQADHQVAREVAPAYGSGYPSSSSQGRQTSANTSYSNSYRPQETSMSQKQLLSVEKLWAPPQQEEPGLPAFPELNYIGQHHGTYIIAQNDGGLYLIDQHAAHERINYEYFYEKFGRPEDASQELLLPITLEFTPSESRQLSERLHWFQQAGVYLEHFGGQTFLVRSLPYWFPEGDEKAVVEEMAEWVLSERMIDLAKLREKSSILCSCKASIKANHKLTEQEVEALLSRLAECKQPYTCPHGRPIVISFSSYDLEKLFKRVM; encoded by the coding sequence ATGGCCAAAATTCATATATTGGACGAGCATATTGCCAACCAGATTGCTGCGGGTGAAGTAGTAGAGCGGCCAGCTTCTGTTGTAAAGGAGCTTGTCGAGAATGCGATTGACGCTGGCAGTACAAGAATTGAGGTATCGGTAGAAGAGGGGGGCTTGCAGAGCATCCGCGTTAAAGATAATGGCTCTGGGATTGATCCTGAAGATTGTGAGACCGCCTTTTACCGGCATGCTACAAGTAAAATTCTGAATGGCCGTGATCTATTTCAAATCACAAGCTTAGGCTTCCGCGGAGAGGCACTTCCCAGTATTGCCGCGGTATCCAAGGTATCGCTTCTAACTGCAACTGCCGATGACGGCAAAGGGCGCCTAGTAGACATTGAGGGTGGCAATCTCATACGAAATGAGGACGCTCCTTCCGGCCGGGGAAGTGATCTTGCCGTTCGTGAATTATTTTTTAATACGCCGGCAAGGCTGAAATATATGAAGAGTATTCAGACGGAGCTGGGCCATATCTCAGATGCCATGTACCGCATGGCGCTCGCTCATCCGGGGATCTCTTTTACCTTGCATCATAATGGCAATCAGCTGCTGCATACGCTCGGAAATGGTGATCTGCTGCAGGTCATCGCAGCTGTTTACGGAACCAATGCCGCCAAAGCAATGCTGCCGATTACGGCAGAAGACTTGGATTACCGGATTTCCGGATATATTAGTCGTCCAGAATGGACTCGTTCCAATCGAAATGCAATCACTACTATTGTCGGTGGACGTTATATTCGCAGTAATGGTCTGAACGCAGCAATCATGCGCGCTTATCATACCTTGCTTCCGATTAACCGTTATCCGCTATTAGTTCTTGAACTGGATATGCACCCCTCTTTGGTAGATGTCAATGTACATCCAGCAAAACTGGAGGTTCGATTTAGTAAAGAGAATGAGCTTTACACCTTTGTTGAGCAGGAGATCCGCAAAATACTGCTGGGGCAAAGTCTGATTCCACGTCCAAGCAAGGAAACAATCGGACCCAAGGGCAGCAACTCCTTTATTCAGGAGCAATTTGCTTTTTCCAAAGGGGCCGTTCCACCGTCATCTTCGACTGGTGATGTGAAGGATACAGCTCCCACGGGATCTGCCAACTTCTTAAGTGGACTACAGTCATCGAGCCTTGACCGTAATACCCGTGATTTTAGCAAGGAAGGTCAGGCGGATCATCAGGTGGCTCGCGAGGTGGCTCCAGCTTACGGGTCAGGCTATCCGTCTTCATCTTCGCAGGGGCGCCAAACTAGTGCGAATACTAGTTATTCCAATAGCTATCGCCCGCAAGAAACCTCAATGTCGCAGAAGCAGCTCCTTTCGGTTGAGAAGCTATGGGCTCCACCACAACAAGAAGAGCCTGGACTTCCGGCCTTTCCTGAGCTTAATTATATAGGTCAGCATCATGGGACGTATATTATTGCTCAGAATGATGGAGGGCTTTATTTAATCGATCAGCATGCGGCACATGAACGAATTAATTACGAATACTTCTATGAGAAATTTGGTCGGCCGGAGGATGCCTCACAGGAGCTGCTACTGCCGATTACGCTGGAGTTCACGCCTTCTGAAAGTCGCCAGCTTAGTGAACGTCTACATTGGTTTCAGCAGGCCGGGGTATACCTTGAGCACTTTGGCGGACAAACCTTTCTCGTTCGTTCCTTGCCCTATTGGTTTCCTGAAGGGGATGAGAAGGCGGTCGTTGAAGAAATGGCGGAGTGGGTCTTAAGTGAGCGTATGATTGATCTTGCGAAGCTAAGAGAAAAGTCATCGATTCTGTGTTCATGTAAAGCCTCGATTAAGGCCAACCATAAACTAACAGAACAGGAAGTGGAAGCTCTGTTATCCCGACTTGCAGAGTGCAAGCAACCGTATACTTGCCCACATGGACGGCCGATTGTGATCTCTTTTTCATCCTATGATTTAGAGAAATTGTTCAAGCGGGTTATGTAA
- the mutS gene encoding DNA mismatch repair protein MutS has product MAQYTPMIEQYLKVKEGAKDAFLFFRLGDFYEMFFEDAILASKELEITLTGREGGGEEKIPMCGVPYHAAEGYIQRLIEKGYKVAICEQLEDASVTKGMVKRDIVRVVTPGTVMDGKIIADKSNNYLVCVTESDGMMALAACDLTTGELYVTSVLSGAEWLRDEIGIYEPAEIIGDAALLEILRSETPLLAKPVVYTPWEKREEELARRQFGEAAWVRLEKERGQCLALLISYLNETQRRSLGQLSQISPYEPGNYMILDPFTRRNLELTETVRERSKKGSLLWLLDRTETSMGARLLRRRIDKPLLQRAPIERRLEAVDYLYNQFIVREDLRLALKEIYDLERLVGRIAFGSANGRDMNALKLSLAQIPALKELCMTSGSATLREIGASMDECAELREDIDRAIVEDAPVSVRDGGIIRSGYHERLDELREASSNGKRWIAELEAKERQATGIKSLKIGYNKIFGYFIEITKSNLAALPEGRYERKQTLANAERFVTPELKEKEALILEAQDKMTDLEYSLFTELRNRISGQIPRLQNLAEKVAEIDVYQCLAAVSAEHRFVKPVLSDGYDLRLEGGRHPVVEAVLKDSAFIANGSTLSKEEGNILLITGPNMAGKSTYMRQVALICIMAQIGCFVPANSAEVPLIDRIFTRIGAADDLIGGQSTFMVEMADIQVMTEKATARSLIIIDELGRGTSTSEGMAIAQAVIEYVHDVISCKALVSTHFHELAHLEGSLKGLRNYSMAVQESGDKVNFLRKLVPGAADSSYGIYCARLAGLPEGIIDRAYGLLQSIEQAAHPGGTELHYGGSLERQAAVREVASTSSVAQAVSVITEAPVENEVVQLSIFGEEEPPKNRKGSAHQVAVTEIHENPALKEFISSVRDADLMNMTPLQAMSLLNELKMKVKDLQ; this is encoded by the coding sequence ATGGCACAATATACGCCGATGATAGAGCAATATTTAAAGGTAAAGGAAGGGGCTAAGGATGCCTTCCTATTTTTTAGACTGGGCGATTTCTATGAAATGTTCTTTGAAGATGCCATTTTGGCTTCCAAGGAGCTTGAGATTACGTTGACAGGCCGCGAAGGCGGGGGCGAGGAGAAAATCCCTATGTGTGGAGTGCCTTACCACGCCGCCGAGGGATATATTCAACGCCTGATAGAAAAAGGATATAAAGTCGCCATTTGTGAGCAGTTAGAGGATGCTTCAGTCACGAAAGGCATGGTGAAGCGGGATATTGTACGCGTCGTGACACCAGGAACCGTGATGGATGGAAAAATCATTGCTGACAAGAGCAACAACTACCTCGTTTGCGTTACCGAAAGTGACGGAATGATGGCATTAGCTGCCTGCGATTTAACAACTGGTGAGCTATATGTTACTTCGGTATTATCTGGAGCCGAATGGCTGCGTGATGAGATTGGCATCTATGAACCGGCTGAGATCATCGGAGACGCTGCACTGTTGGAGATTCTGCGAAGCGAAACGCCGCTGTTAGCCAAACCTGTAGTTTACACCCCTTGGGAGAAACGCGAGGAGGAGCTGGCACGTCGTCAGTTCGGTGAAGCGGCATGGGTACGTCTAGAGAAGGAACGTGGACAATGTCTGGCGCTTCTGATCTCTTATCTGAATGAGACCCAGCGGCGTTCGTTAGGGCAGCTTAGTCAGATTTCTCCTTATGAACCAGGCAATTATATGATTCTAGATCCATTTACACGCCGGAACCTTGAACTAACCGAAACGGTTCGCGAACGCTCCAAAAAAGGATCCTTGCTCTGGCTGCTGGATCGAACGGAAACGTCGATGGGCGCCCGTCTGTTGCGCCGTAGAATTGATAAGCCGCTATTGCAGCGAGCTCCGATCGAACGGCGCCTAGAGGCTGTCGATTATTTGTACAATCAGTTTATCGTTCGCGAGGACCTGCGTTTAGCGCTTAAAGAAATTTATGATTTGGAGCGGTTGGTGGGTCGTATTGCTTTTGGCAGCGCCAATGGCCGTGATATGAATGCCCTGAAATTATCGCTGGCGCAAATTCCTGCATTGAAGGAATTATGTATGACCTCCGGTTCAGCTACTTTACGAGAGATCGGTGCAAGCATGGATGAATGCGCCGAGCTGCGAGAGGACATTGACCGTGCAATCGTCGAGGATGCCCCGGTGTCTGTGCGCGACGGTGGAATTATCCGTTCCGGTTATCATGAACGTTTAGACGAGCTTAGGGAAGCTAGCAGTAACGGTAAACGTTGGATCGCTGAACTGGAGGCTAAGGAAAGACAGGCCACTGGCATTAAGTCACTGAAGATCGGCTATAACAAAATCTTCGGTTATTTCATAGAGATCACCAAATCCAATCTGGCTGCATTGCCGGAAGGACGTTATGAACGCAAACAGACGCTTGCTAACGCAGAGCGTTTTGTCACACCTGAGCTTAAAGAGAAGGAAGCACTTATTCTTGAAGCTCAGGATAAAATGACGGATTTGGAATACAGCCTCTTTACCGAGCTGCGTAATCGCATCAGCGGGCAAATCCCCCGCCTGCAAAATCTTGCAGAAAAGGTTGCCGAGATTGATGTGTATCAATGCTTGGCGGCAGTTAGTGCCGAACATCGTTTTGTGAAGCCAGTCCTTTCGGATGGTTATGATCTTCGGCTTGAAGGGGGCCGTCATCCTGTTGTGGAGGCGGTGCTTAAAGATTCCGCGTTTATTGCAAATGGAAGCACGCTGAGTAAGGAAGAAGGTAACATTCTTCTAATTACAGGTCCTAATATGGCGGGCAAAAGCACCTACATGCGTCAGGTGGCGCTGATCTGCATCATGGCTCAGATTGGATGTTTTGTTCCAGCAAACAGTGCTGAAGTTCCGCTTATAGACCGGATCTTTACTCGTATTGGAGCAGCTGATGATTTGATCGGTGGTCAAAGTACATTTATGGTGGAAATGGCTGACATCCAGGTTATGACAGAGAAAGCAACAGCTCGCAGCTTGATTATTATTGATGAGCTGGGAAGAGGTACCTCGACCAGTGAAGGTATGGCCATCGCTCAGGCGGTTATTGAATATGTACATGATGTTATTTCTTGCAAAGCTCTAGTTTCGACCCATTTTCATGAATTGGCTCATTTGGAAGGGAGTCTTAAAGGACTGCGGAATTACTCTATGGCTGTTCAAGAGAGCGGCGATAAAGTAAACTTCCTGCGCAAGCTAGTTCCTGGAGCGGCTGACAGCAGCTATGGGATCTATTGTGCACGTCTTGCGGGTCTTCCTGAAGGGATTATTGACCGAGCTTATGGTCTCTTACAGAGCATTGAGCAGGCAGCCCATCCTGGTGGTACTGAACTTCATTACGGGGGAAGCCTCGAAAGACAGGCGGCTGTAAGAGAAGTTGCTAGCACATCTTCCGTGGCGCAAGCCGTAAGTGTCATCACTGAGGCACCTGTAGAAAATGAGGTTGTTCAGTTGTCTATCTTTGGTGAGGAAGAACCACCCAAGAACCGCAAAGGTAGTGCACATCAAGTAGCGGTAACTGAAATCCATGAGAATCCCGCGCTAAAAGAGTTCATTTCTTCTGTGCGTGACGCTGATCTTATGAATATGACGCCGCTGCAGGCGATGAGTCTGTTGAACGAGCTGAAGATGAAGGTTAAGGATCTGCAATAA
- a CDS encoding GNAT family N-acetyltransferase has translation MIRKLTKDDQELLMALLRKEPALNLFIIGDVENFGFEQDFMDLWGEIDPADGRIKAVLLRFYRSYLPYADGPFDVEGFAEIIRKDNDMHMISGASEVVKAFDGEINFKQVKQLYFAELKDMNNKISESFSSAEPIKKATVQDVEAICALTDTIEEFESSRNGSRTSLRKTLESNTGRTYYMEREDKVIVTASTSAENSMSAMIVGVATHQAFREQGLASRVMAQLCADLLHEGKSLCLFYDNPHAGVIYKRLGFQDIGSWTIVNM, from the coding sequence ATGATACGAAAGCTAACGAAGGATGATCAAGAGCTGCTGATGGCATTGCTGCGGAAAGAGCCGGCGCTTAATTTATTTATCATTGGCGATGTGGAGAATTTTGGGTTTGAACAGGATTTCATGGATTTGTGGGGAGAGATTGATCCAGCTGACGGGCGGATAAAAGCCGTTCTGCTGCGCTTCTATAGAAGCTACCTTCCTTATGCAGATGGCCCTTTTGATGTCGAGGGGTTCGCTGAGATTATCCGAAAGGATAATGACATGCATATGATCTCCGGAGCCTCAGAGGTGGTGAAGGCTTTTGACGGGGAAATTAATTTCAAACAAGTAAAACAGCTGTATTTTGCTGAATTAAAAGATATGAACAATAAAATAAGTGAGTCCTTCTCTTCAGCTGAGCCTATCAAAAAAGCTACAGTTCAGGATGTAGAAGCGATTTGCGCACTCACCGATACCATTGAAGAATTTGAAAGCAGCCGGAATGGTTCAAGAACCAGCCTGCGTAAAACGCTGGAAAGCAACACCGGCCGCACGTATTATATGGAACGGGAAGATAAGGTCATTGTCACAGCTTCAACTTCAGCGGAAAATTCCATGTCAGCGATGATTGTCGGGGTTGCCACACATCAAGCATTCAGAGAGCAAGGCCTTGCTTCGCGCGTAATGGCACAGCTATGTGCAGACCTGCTTCATGAAGGAAAGTCATTATGCCTCTTTTATGACAACCCACATGCCGGAGTTATTTATAAACGACTTGGCTTTCAAGATATCGGTTCATGGACCATCGTTAACATGTAG
- a CDS encoding putative amidoligase domain-containing protein — MPEPYRSAALALERELALEQPGRSGLLMGMDPEFIILRESTGRVVPASRYLPTDGVAGCDAGPPGTRGAFPVAELRPQPRGEPRALLAQLMSAAALADRLIADRSLRWRAGGMPLTGWALGGHLHFSGVTLTAPLLRALDNYLALPMLLLEDVRAGARRPRYGVLGDFRTQPHGGFEYRTLPSFLVSPVIAKGAVYLAHLIVSHYEDLTQRPLDREDLHIAYYSGDKPPLRAAIPPLLAQLRSLGGYEIAAPYIEPLFEYIAAERTWDESRDIRELWCSKVKM, encoded by the coding sequence TTGCCCGAGCCTTATCGTTCCGCAGCGTTAGCGCTGGAACGAGAGCTGGCTCTGGAGCAGCCGGGCCGCAGCGGCTTGCTGATGGGTATGGACCCGGAGTTCATCATCCTCCGGGAATCCACCGGCCGCGTCGTGCCTGCGTCGCGGTACCTGCCCACGGACGGCGTCGCTGGCTGCGACGCCGGACCTCCGGGAACGCGCGGCGCGTTCCCGGTCGCCGAGCTGCGCCCTCAGCCGCGCGGGGAACCGCGCGCGCTGCTGGCGCAGCTGATGTCCGCCGCGGCGCTGGCGGACCGGCTCATCGCCGACCGCTCGCTGCGCTGGCGGGCGGGAGGCATGCCGCTGACGGGCTGGGCCCTCGGCGGCCATCTGCACTTCAGCGGCGTGACGCTGACGGCGCCGCTGCTGCGCGCGCTCGATAACTATCTCGCGCTGCCCATGCTTCTACTCGAAGACGTCCGCGCAGGGGCGCGTCGTCCCCGATACGGCGTGCTCGGCGATTTCCGGACTCAGCCGCATGGCGGCTTCGAGTACCGGACCTTGCCGAGCTTCCTGGTATCCCCGGTCATCGCTAAAGGCGCGGTCTATCTGGCTCATCTGATCGTGAGCCATTATGAGGACCTGACGCAACGCCCGCTAGACCGGGAAGACCTGCATATCGCCTACTACAGCGGCGATAAACCTCCGCTGCGCGCCGCAATCCCCCCATTGCTGGCGCAGCTGCGTTCCCTAGGCGGCTACGAGATTGCCGCCCCCTATATCGAGCCTTTATTCGAATATATTGCCGCTGAGCGGACGTGGGATGAGTCGCGTGATATACGTGAGTTATGGTGCAGCAAAGTAAAAATGTGA